From Gemmatimonadales bacterium, a single genomic window includes:
- a CDS encoding ATP-grasp domain-containing protein, which yields MRIAVVFDTPYDGWGSPEHERQMATEVAAWKHDEPEMEYQIADALRVRGHEVFLIGVRNDLQYLVGCLEEMRPDLVFNAVEAFCGNPGLEYMIPGMLEAKGYHYSGAPPLALAVSRNKAMSKKVLAYHGIRVPGFVTYRPGESVEGSPKLPFPLIVKPLQSDASAGIAQASVVQDEAALAERVQLVQDRFHQPAIAEEFVQGRELYVSVLGNGDALTMLPITEMVFDQRRTRPEERIATQFAKWDEDYRTRKGIRNVFARPLSRVTRERIESICRTAFRALWLRDYARLDIRLAPDGEIWFLEANANPFISYGHDMANAAHKAGMDYYQFIQRLVDEAMARDAAR from the coding sequence ATGCGCATTGCCGTGGTGTTCGACACACCGTACGACGGGTGGGGCTCCCCGGAGCACGAGCGCCAGATGGCGACCGAGGTCGCGGCCTGGAAGCACGATGAGCCGGAGATGGAGTACCAGATCGCCGACGCGCTCCGGGTTCGCGGCCATGAGGTCTTCCTGATCGGAGTGCGCAACGATCTGCAGTACCTGGTCGGCTGTCTGGAGGAGATGCGGCCGGACCTGGTCTTCAATGCGGTCGAGGCGTTCTGCGGCAACCCCGGGCTGGAGTACATGATCCCCGGGATGCTCGAGGCCAAGGGCTACCACTACAGCGGGGCACCGCCGCTCGCGCTCGCCGTCTCCCGCAACAAGGCGATGAGCAAGAAGGTCCTGGCGTATCACGGCATCCGGGTGCCCGGGTTCGTGACCTACCGTCCGGGTGAGTCGGTGGAGGGTTCGCCCAAGCTCCCTTTCCCCCTCATCGTCAAGCCGCTCCAGTCCGACGCCTCCGCCGGTATCGCCCAAGCCTCCGTGGTCCAGGACGAAGCGGCGCTGGCCGAGCGGGTGCAGCTGGTCCAGGACCGGTTCCACCAACCCGCGATCGCGGAGGAGTTCGTCCAGGGACGCGAGCTCTACGTGAGCGTCCTCGGCAACGGGGACGCGCTCACCATGCTGCCGATCACCGAGATGGTCTTCGACCAGCGGCGCACCCGGCCGGAGGAGCGGATCGCCACGCAGTTCGCTAAGTGGGACGAGGACTACCGCACCCGGAAGGGGATTCGGAACGTCTTCGCCCGCCCGCTGTCCCGGGTGACCCGCGAGCGCATCGAGTCGATCTGCCGCACTGCCTTTCGCGCGCTCTGGCTCCGGGACTACGCCCGGCTCGACATCCGGCTCGCCCCGGACGGCGAGATCTGGTTCCTCGAGGCAAACGCCAATCCCTTCATCAGCTACGGGCACGACATGGCGAACGCGGCCCACAAGGCGGGCATGGATTACTACCAGTTCATCCAGCGTCTGGTCGACGAGGCGATGGCGCGCGATGCCGCCCGCTAA